The Algoriphagus sp. TR-M9 genome has a window encoding:
- a CDS encoding phosphotriesterase family protein — MKRPIFLLTLSFIFLLSCGKSDHTAPYIHTVTGAVPLDSMGLSLIHEHMLVDFIGADAVSPHRYNQEEVIAKVLPYLLEVKAFGVKTIFDCTPSYLAKDPELLKILSEKSGIQILTNTGFYGAVAGKYLPDFVFEETAVQLADRWIAEYENGIGETGIKPAFIKISVNEEIPLREVDAKLVKAAGLTHQKTAMQIASHTGTWATAEQEVEILMQIGVDPSAFVWVHAQAEQDFQNYLQAARLGVWISLDGIGWSLDEYVERLLFAKENGFLGNVLISHDAGWYDPSKPGGGDFVPFTNIFEKLMPALNEKGFEQTDWEMLLEENPKQAFGN, encoded by the coding sequence TCCGATCACACAGCTCCATATATACATACAGTCACCGGAGCCGTACCTCTTGATTCTATGGGTTTAAGCTTGATTCATGAGCATATGCTGGTGGATTTTATCGGAGCAGATGCTGTTTCCCCGCATCGGTATAATCAGGAGGAAGTGATTGCTAAAGTTTTGCCTTATCTACTTGAGGTCAAAGCGTTTGGTGTTAAAACAATTTTTGATTGTACACCATCCTATTTGGCAAAAGATCCGGAATTATTGAAAATTCTGAGTGAAAAGTCCGGGATTCAAATTCTGACTAATACAGGTTTCTATGGTGCAGTCGCCGGTAAGTACCTGCCTGATTTTGTGTTTGAAGAGACAGCAGTTCAACTGGCTGATCGCTGGATAGCTGAATATGAAAATGGAATAGGCGAAACGGGTATTAAGCCAGCTTTTATCAAAATCTCTGTCAATGAAGAAATACCACTGAGAGAAGTGGATGCGAAGCTGGTAAAAGCAGCTGGTCTGACGCATCAAAAAACTGCTATGCAAATCGCTTCCCATACCGGAACCTGGGCTACGGCGGAGCAAGAAGTAGAAATTCTAATGCAAATCGGAGTGGATCCTTCTGCATTTGTGTGGGTACATGCTCAGGCCGAGCAGGATTTTCAAAATTATCTGCAAGCCGCCAGGCTTGGCGTTTGGATCAGTCTAGATGGAATTGGATGGAGTTTGGATGAATATGTAGAGCGCCTACTTTTCGCGAAGGAAAATGGGTTTTTGGGAAATGTGCTGATCTCACATGATGCCGGGTGGTATGATCCATCCAAGCCTGGCGGGGGAGACTTCGTTCCTTTCACCAATATTTTCGAAAAGCTGATGCCGGCGCTAAATGAAAAAGGTTTTGAGCAAACGGATTGGGAGATGTTATTGGAAGAGAATCCCAAGCAGGCTTTTGGAAATTAA
- a CDS encoding M28 family peptidase yields MNLKATFLLVLISLSGVSFAQKSPLHQSINPYFSLVRPEFKADLAYETVGFVEQYWRLAGNTGFDATVYRIAEKLEAAGYVLEENASSSDRFTYRIETRKMNRPTWEPVAASLEILGTDDLLLNSETNRNMTYQYSSSTPPSGVRAEVVYISSRDQLTASAVKGKIIFSDQLSFRALQSFVGENAALGVLTYDMPEYLQPEKNTTSIQFRGLRYDEKNPIWAIALSYRAKDQLKSALAKGKVEVLAKVETKIYESEELTVVANVKGSELPLESLVFSAHIQEPGANDNATGVGTQLEMASITADLIKQGKLDLKRTLTFLWGDEIVSTGRYIQEKDKREAAINWGISLDMVGENTAITGGTFLIEKMPDPSAIWTRGEDKHSEWGGRPLKVEDMTPHYLNDFIISVFETQGEYADWVVKTNPFEGGSDHTPFLRADIPGLLLWHFTDQFYHTDNDRLDKVSQKTMQNVGTAALVSAYTLLNADEHTADQLVLMLSSAAHARLQTEFQLSKDAIAGGGSKKDEQLILDTWVEYYAKALDSIKALISENDQATLQKISQAKEELKNKTPQL; encoded by the coding sequence ATGAATTTAAAAGCAACATTCCTCCTAGTTCTAATCAGTCTCTCGGGCGTTTCTTTTGCGCAGAAATCCCCCCTACATCAAAGTATCAATCCCTATTTCAGCCTAGTACGCCCGGAATTCAAAGCCGATTTGGCCTATGAAACAGTTGGTTTTGTGGAGCAATATTGGAGACTTGCGGGCAACACCGGATTTGATGCCACCGTCTATAGGATTGCTGAAAAACTGGAAGCTGCAGGCTATGTTTTAGAAGAAAATGCATCCTCCTCAGACAGGTTCACTTACCGAATCGAAACTAGGAAAATGAATCGGCCAACATGGGAGCCAGTAGCTGCATCCCTGGAAATACTCGGCACCGATGACTTACTGCTCAACTCCGAGACCAACCGAAATATGACTTACCAATACTCCTCCTCCACTCCCCCATCCGGAGTGAGAGCTGAAGTGGTCTACATATCGTCTAGAGATCAACTGACTGCTAGTGCTGTCAAGGGAAAGATCATCTTTTCGGACCAGTTAAGCTTCAGAGCGCTTCAGTCTTTTGTAGGAGAAAATGCAGCTTTGGGAGTGCTGACATACGACATGCCGGAGTACCTTCAGCCAGAAAAAAACACCACTTCCATCCAATTTCGAGGGTTGAGGTATGATGAAAAGAATCCCATCTGGGCCATTGCATTGTCTTACCGGGCCAAGGACCAACTAAAATCAGCCCTAGCCAAAGGCAAAGTAGAAGTCCTGGCAAAGGTAGAAACCAAGATTTATGAATCGGAGGAACTGACCGTAGTCGCCAATGTGAAAGGCTCGGAATTACCCCTGGAAAGCTTGGTTTTTTCTGCCCATATCCAGGAACCTGGTGCCAATGACAACGCCACCGGAGTGGGCACTCAACTGGAAATGGCAAGCATTACCGCTGATCTGATCAAACAAGGGAAGCTAGACCTGAAGCGCACGCTTACCTTTCTCTGGGGGGACGAAATCGTATCCACAGGACGGTATATACAAGAAAAGGACAAAAGAGAAGCCGCCATCAACTGGGGCATTTCCCTGGACATGGTGGGCGAAAACACAGCTATCACAGGTGGAACTTTCCTGATAGAAAAAATGCCTGACCCAAGTGCTATCTGGACACGAGGAGAGGATAAGCATAGCGAATGGGGAGGCAGACCACTGAAAGTCGAGGACATGACTCCTCACTACCTCAATGATTTTATCATAAGCGTTTTTGAAACGCAAGGTGAGTATGCAGACTGGGTGGTCAAAACCAATCCCTTTGAAGGAGGATCTGATCACACGCCCTTTTTGAGGGCAGATATTCCAGGACTATTGCTTTGGCACTTTACGGATCAGTTTTATCACACCGATAATGACCGTCTGGACAAGGTCTCCCAGAAAACCATGCAAAATGTAGGGACAGCCGCCTTGGTTTCGGCTTACACCCTTTTGAACGCGGACGAACACACTGCCGATCAACTCGTGTTGATGCTTTCATCAGCAGCCCATGCTAGATTGCAAACCGAGTTTCAGCTGAGTAAAGATGCTATAGCAGGCGGTGGATCAAAAAAAGATGAGCAATTGATTTTGGATACCTGGGTAGAATATTATGCCAAAGCCTTGGATTCCATCAAAGCTCTGATTAGTGAAAATGATCAGGCTACTTTGCAAAAGATATCCCAGGCCAAAGAAGAATTAAAGAACAAGACTCCCCAGCTGTAG
- a CDS encoding MFS transporter translates to MNKPSQKSPWIWIPSLYMTEGIPYIVIIVVSVIMYKKLGISNSDIGLYTSLLYLPWVIKPIWSPIVDLFGTKRKWFLSMQFILSLVFFEVGLSTAGNQFFFITLAFFWMGAFASATNDIASDGMYLIALKPEQQSFFVGLRGTFYRIGMITGQGLIVMVAGYLETSLGDNSKAWSYTMTLVALLMLMLTFINSLATPKVEETAEKRAREASFGKVFSTFFTKKNIGISLAFVLLYRLGESQLVKMASPFLLEDRQTGGLGLSTSEVGFLYGTIGVIALLLGGILGGIAISRHGLGKWMIPMALSLNLPNLLYIGLAHFQPENILFAGTVVVIEQFGYGFGFAAYMIFLIYLAEGLFKTSHYALATGFMAMGMMFPGMISGYIQEWLGYTGFFIWVGIAMIPALAIAASVKYPKEFGKKIN, encoded by the coding sequence ATGAACAAACCCAGTCAAAAATCCCCTTGGATATGGATTCCTTCACTTTACATGACCGAAGGTATTCCGTACATCGTCATCATTGTGGTGTCTGTGATCATGTACAAAAAGCTCGGCATCTCCAATTCGGACATTGGTTTGTACACAAGCTTATTGTATTTGCCCTGGGTGATCAAACCGATCTGGAGCCCAATAGTTGATCTCTTCGGCACCAAACGGAAGTGGTTTCTTTCCATGCAGTTTATCCTTTCTTTAGTCTTTTTTGAAGTGGGCTTAAGCACTGCCGGCAATCAGTTTTTCTTCATCACCTTAGCCTTTTTCTGGATGGGGGCTTTTGCCTCCGCCACCAATGACATCGCCTCCGATGGCATGTACCTGATCGCGCTGAAACCTGAGCAACAATCCTTCTTCGTAGGGTTACGGGGGACTTTTTATAGAATAGGAATGATTACCGGACAGGGACTCATCGTAATGGTAGCAGGCTATCTGGAAACCAGTCTGGGAGATAACAGCAAGGCTTGGTCCTACACCATGACCCTGGTCGCTTTGCTGATGCTGATGCTGACTTTCATCAATTCTTTGGCTACGCCAAAAGTAGAAGAAACAGCTGAAAAAAGAGCCCGGGAAGCCAGTTTTGGGAAGGTTTTTAGCACCTTTTTCACCAAGAAAAACATAGGGATTTCCTTGGCCTTTGTGCTTCTCTATCGTCTAGGAGAATCTCAATTGGTGAAAATGGCATCTCCATTTCTACTGGAAGATAGACAGACGGGTGGACTGGGATTAAGCACCTCGGAGGTAGGTTTTCTATATGGAACTATTGGGGTCATTGCTTTACTTTTAGGCGGTATTCTCGGGGGAATTGCCATTTCCCGTCATGGATTGGGCAAATGGATGATCCCTATGGCACTTTCCCTCAACCTACCAAATTTATTGTACATCGGGCTGGCACATTTCCAACCGGAAAACATATTGTTTGCAGGGACGGTGGTCGTGATCGAGCAATTCGGCTATGGATTCGGTTTTGCCGCTTATATGATCTTTCTGATTTACCTGGCTGAGGGACTATTCAAGACCTCCCACTATGCTCTGGCCACAGGATTTATGGCTATGGGCATGATGTTTCCCGGGATGATTTCAGGCTATATCCAAGAATGGCTGGGCTATACCGGATTTTTCATCTGGGTTGGCATTGCGATGATTCCGGCTTTGGCGATCGCTGCCTCCGTCAAATACCCGAAAGAATTTGGCAAGAAAATCAATTAA
- a CDS encoding GNAT family N-acetyltransferase — protein MQDMLVRLIGLPDISLEESRLLKKENIVFRRAIAPEKHLVCEWVLEQFGAYWKSETEISFTRQPVTCMLAQRGNDILGFACYESTAKNFFGPTGTLETERGKGIGRILLIKSLQAMREMGYAYAIIGGVGPAEFYQKAVNAKTIEGSEISVYENLIRKP, from the coding sequence ATGCAAGACATGCTCGTTCGCTTGATTGGATTGCCAGACATTTCACTCGAAGAGTCACGCCTGTTAAAAAAGGAAAACATAGTCTTTCGCAGAGCGATAGCACCTGAAAAGCACCTGGTTTGCGAATGGGTTTTGGAGCAATTTGGAGCGTACTGGAAATCCGAAACGGAAATTTCGTTTACCCGACAGCCAGTGACCTGCATGCTGGCGCAAAGAGGCAATGATATCCTGGGCTTTGCCTGCTACGAAAGCACAGCCAAAAACTTCTTTGGCCCCACCGGAACTTTAGAAACTGAACGCGGAAAGGGAATAGGCAGAATCCTATTGATCAAATCCCTGCAAGCCATGCGGGAAATGGGCTATGCCTACGCCATCATAGGCGGAGTGGGACCGGCAGAATTTTACCAAAAAGCCGTAAATGCAAAAACCATCGAAGGGTCAGAAATCAGTGTCTATGAAAATCTGATCAGAAAACCATGA
- a CDS encoding glycoside hydrolase family 10 protein — MKSLSRYLFIALAFGLLLSACKSQKTATSTKRPSGAIDGSPSPDTGANLPVKNLPMAPVALQPLSYQMPEMPREFRGVWIATVANIDWPISPDDAYEKQKRDFIEILDYYKNLNFNAVIVQVRTAGDAFYPSNLAPWSKYLTGKQGKAPNTTENPLTWMINEAHARGMEFHAWLNPYRATMNLSTSDLSPDHDYHLHRDWMLKYDTKYYYNPGLPEVKAHLLAVIKEIVENYDIDAIHFDDYFYPYKVPRLDFPDNATYQKYKKPGQSQDDWRRENVNQLILALNQTIKQSKPWVQFGISPFGVWRNQDKDPNGSPTRAGQTNYDDLYADVLLWMKNGWVDYMIPQLYWSMDHKLASHRILNDWWARNHYNTNIYIGNGPYKIREDSDKAWDNPREINSQISYTRTLPTIQGNAFFSAKSMKIKNQDIAQLLKRELYNEPTLPPSFQPKSPAIIDTPVVFSVEANAEMTTIRMANPLDPAIRYALIQGANELDQLADSEIHPVWVGGMRARTLEVKSLNTEYLAVRWIDHYGRIVQTQVYQIP, encoded by the coding sequence ATGAAATCCCTTTCAAGGTACCTCTTTATCGCCTTGGCTTTTGGCTTGCTCCTTTCTGCCTGTAAATCCCAAAAGACTGCCACTAGTACCAAACGGCCCTCTGGAGCAATAGATGGCAGTCCCAGTCCTGATACTGGGGCTAACCTTCCTGTGAAAAACCTGCCCATGGCGCCGGTGGCTTTGCAGCCTCTATCCTACCAGATGCCTGAGATGCCCAGAGAATTTCGTGGAGTATGGATCGCTACTGTGGCAAATATCGACTGGCCGATATCTCCGGATGATGCCTATGAGAAGCAAAAGCGTGATTTTATAGAGATTTTGGATTATTACAAAAACCTGAACTTCAACGCAGTAATCGTCCAAGTCAGGACAGCGGGTGATGCATTTTACCCCAGTAATCTCGCACCCTGGTCCAAATACCTCACCGGAAAACAGGGGAAAGCACCCAATACTACTGAAAATCCCCTCACTTGGATGATCAATGAAGCCCATGCCAGAGGGATGGAATTTCATGCCTGGCTCAACCCGTACCGGGCTACTATGAACCTGAGCACTTCAGATTTAAGTCCGGATCATGATTACCATCTTCACCGGGATTGGATGCTGAAATACGATACGAAATACTATTACAATCCGGGCTTACCCGAAGTTAAAGCTCATTTGCTGGCTGTAATCAAGGAAATCGTAGAAAATTACGATATAGATGCCATTCACTTTGACGATTACTTTTACCCCTATAAAGTCCCGAGACTGGATTTTCCGGATAATGCAACTTATCAAAAGTATAAGAAACCGGGTCAGTCACAGGACGACTGGAGGAGGGAAAATGTCAACCAATTGATATTGGCACTGAACCAGACCATTAAGCAAAGTAAACCCTGGGTTCAGTTTGGAATATCCCCTTTTGGAGTGTGGAGAAATCAGGATAAAGATCCCAATGGCTCTCCTACCCGTGCCGGCCAGACTAACTACGATGATCTCTACGCTGATGTCTTGCTTTGGATGAAAAATGGCTGGGTAGATTACATGATCCCTCAACTGTACTGGAGCATGGATCACAAGCTGGCCTCCCATAGAATTCTAAATGACTGGTGGGCCAGAAATCACTACAATACAAATATTTATATCGGAAATGGCCCCTATAAAATCCGGGAAGATTCTGACAAGGCCTGGGACAATCCCCGCGAGATCAATTCGCAGATTTCCTATACCCGCACCTTACCTACGATACAAGGAAATGCATTTTTCTCCGCTAAATCCATGAAAATCAAAAACCAGGATATAGCTCAATTGCTGAAGAGAGAACTCTATAACGAACCTACTTTACCCCCCTCATTTCAACCGAAAAGCCCTGCGATAATCGATACTCCGGTAGTCTTCTCTGTGGAAGCCAATGCAGAAATGACAACCATTCGTATGGCAAATCCGCTTGATCCGGCGATACGATATGCCTTAATCCAAGGTGCCAACGAATTGGATCAATTGGCCGATTCGGAGATCCATCCGGTGTGGGTAGGCGGCATGCGTGCCAGAACGCTAGAAGTAAAAAGTCTAAATACCGAGTATCTTGCGGTTCGTTGGATAGACCATTACGGGAGGATAGTCCAGACCCAGGTATACCAAATCCCATAA
- a CDS encoding N-acetylmuramoyl-L-alanine amidase, giving the protein MKFCTSKTSLFLLGFTLFQMSCSPKSTFRIIDKPITWNQDREALSLKYLKERHGLDQETASISPKMVVIHWTAIDNIEVTFDVFDPPTLAGRADLTGASNLNVSSQFLIDRDGTIFRLLPDTTFARHTIGLNYLAIGVENIGSDDMPLTKLQLKANEELVRYLKSKYQIDYVIGHHEYQNFQSTDLWKESDPDYRTIKTDPGDAFMRKLRENLEDLNLKPVPTL; this is encoded by the coding sequence ATGAAGTTCTGTACGTCCAAAACCAGCCTTTTCTTACTCGGATTTACGCTTTTTCAAATGTCCTGCAGCCCAAAATCCACCTTTAGGATTATAGACAAGCCCATCACCTGGAACCAAGATCGCGAAGCACTCTCTTTGAAATACCTGAAAGAAAGGCATGGACTAGACCAAGAGACTGCTTCCATTTCCCCCAAAATGGTGGTCATTCACTGGACGGCAATTGACAACATAGAAGTGACTTTTGATGTCTTCGATCCTCCCACGTTGGCCGGTAGAGCAGATCTGACCGGAGCGAGCAACTTAAATGTGTCCAGTCAGTTTTTGATCGACCGGGACGGCACGATTTTTAGACTATTGCCTGACACTACTTTTGCCAGACACACCATCGGATTAAATTACCTGGCCATAGGAGTGGAAAACATAGGCAGTGATGACATGCCGCTCACTAAGCTGCAGTTAAAAGCTAATGAAGAACTCGTGCGATACCTGAAAAGTAAATACCAAATCGACTATGTGATTGGGCATCACGAATATCAAAATTTCCAGAGCACTGATCTTTGGAAAGAATCAGACCCTGACTATCGCACCATCAAAACAGACCCAGGAGATGCTTTCATGAGAAAACTTCGAGAAAATCTGGAAGACCTAAATTTGAAACCTGTACCGACACTCTGA
- a CDS encoding DeoR/GlpR family DNA-binding transcription regulator, with the protein MLKEERHKYILDQVHLHHRVLLNDLSEALNVSIDTVRRDVKELDKEKKLKKVHGGATSFGFMTFTKDDGNIYLKSKKISIAEKTVSLLSDGQVILMSGGTTNLEVAKLIPKKLVLTVFTPSLHVAMALLEHENVEVIFLGGKLLHDAKFAVGGMVVNALSQLRVDMCILGTGYLDAKFGLTEFDWEVIQVKQAMIRAAKKTVILSVSDKLHSVQKYKTCDMTAVHTLVTELEPSDPLLDSFRPLELMLV; encoded by the coding sequence ATGCTTAAAGAAGAAAGACACAAGTATATTTTAGACCAGGTCCACCTGCATCACCGGGTACTATTGAATGATTTGTCAGAAGCATTGAATGTCTCCATAGACACAGTTCGTAGGGATGTGAAGGAATTGGACAAGGAGAAAAAGCTGAAAAAGGTACATGGGGGCGCTACTTCATTTGGCTTTATGACCTTCACTAAAGATGACGGGAATATTTACCTGAAGTCGAAAAAGATATCGATCGCAGAGAAAACGGTTTCTTTGCTCTCGGATGGCCAGGTCATCCTGATGAGTGGGGGGACGACGAATTTGGAGGTGGCCAAATTGATTCCGAAAAAGCTGGTACTGACGGTATTTACCCCAAGTTTACATGTGGCGATGGCATTGCTGGAGCATGAAAATGTGGAGGTTATTTTTCTGGGAGGCAAGTTACTTCACGACGCGAAGTTTGCGGTAGGAGGGATGGTAGTGAATGCACTTTCCCAGCTTCGGGTGGACATGTGTATTTTGGGGACGGGCTATTTGGATGCGAAATTTGGATTGACGGAGTTTGACTGGGAGGTGATTCAGGTGAAGCAGGCGATGATACGAGCAGCCAAAAAGACGGTGATTCTGTCAGTTTCGGATAAGCTACACTCCGTTCAGAAATACAAAACCTGTGATATGACGGCAGTTCATACTTTGGTTACAGAACTTGAACCATCCGATCCATTGCTCGATTCGTTTAGGCCACTTGAGTTAATGTTGGTTTGA
- a CDS encoding heavy-metal-associated domain-containing protein — protein MKKLTLTLIIAAFAFAAQAQVKTIGIKTSAICEMCKETLERDLTFEKGVKSVNLDLETKVLNIAYLDSKTDPDKLRKRITMVGYNADSLKRDPKAYAKLDECCKDGAHDEDKHPKKKDN, from the coding sequence ATGAAAAAATTAACCTTAACCTTAATTATCGCTGCTTTTGCATTTGCTGCCCAAGCCCAAGTGAAAACCATAGGCATCAAAACATCAGCAATTTGTGAAATGTGTAAGGAAACCCTAGAAAGGGATCTTACTTTTGAAAAAGGTGTGAAGTCGGTCAATCTGGACCTGGAAACCAAGGTACTGAATATCGCATACTTGGACTCCAAAACAGACCCGGACAAGCTTAGAAAGAGAATCACAATGGTAGGATACAATGCCGACTCTCTGAAACGCGACCCAAAAGCTTACGCAAAGCTTGACGAATGCTGCAAAGACGGTGCACACGATGAGGACAAGCACCCAAAGAAAAAAGACAATTAA